A genomic window from Lutra lutra chromosome 17, mLutLut1.2, whole genome shotgun sequence includes:
- the CEACAM19 gene encoding carcinoembryonic antigen-related cell adhesion molecule 19, producing the protein MVGVGSQVGFVPNLAEELKELPITHVPVSAGIMAALIIGSLAAGSLFVGCIAHLLTRGWKGQSHRMTPTEKPEAHPSHNAVSTLSSYSLYNQPLPQQQPDPENHSYQDLLNPDAAPYCQLMPTP; encoded by the exons ATGGTGGGGGTAGGAAGTCAGGTAGGCTTTGTCCCAAACCTGGCAG AAGAGCTTAAGGAGCTGCCCATAACACACGTGCCCGTGAGTGCTGGGATCATGGCTGCCCTTATAATTGGGTCCCTTGCTGCTGGGTCCCTCTTTGTCGGGTGCATTGCCCATCTGTTAACAAGAGGCTGGAAGGGCCAGAGCCACAG GATGACACCCACAGAGAAGCCGGAGGCCCACCCCAGTCACAATGCTG TTTCCACACTGAGCAGCTACTCCCTTTATAATCAG cccctgccccagcagcaGCCGGATCCAGAGAACCACTCCTACCAG gACCTGCTGAACCCCGACGCTGCCCCTTACTGCCAGCTCATGCCAACCCCCTGA
- the CEACAM16 gene encoding carcinoembryonic antigen-related cell adhesion molecule 16 isoform X3, whose amino-acid sequence MALTSHSWLFLGAAFLSVGAEISITPEPAQPAEGDNVTLTVHGLLGELLAYSWYAGPTLSLNYLVASYIVSTGDETPGPAHTGREAVRPDGSLDIHGVLPGHSGTYILQTLNRQLQTEVGYGHLQVYEILAQPVVMANDTALVERRDTLHLTCSSPSPAEVRWFFNGEALPIAIRLGQSADGRVLTRHGVRREEAGAYQCEVWNPVSVSRSKPINLTVYYGPERVAILQDSTTRTGCTIKLDFNTSLTLWCVSQSCPEPEYMWVFNGRALKNGRDHLNISSMTAAQEGTYTCIAKNPKTLLSGSASVVVKLSAAAVAMTIVPVPTKPTEGQDVTLTVQGYPKDLLVYAWYRGPASEPNRLLSQLPSGNWIAGPAHTGREVGFANCSLLVQKLNLTDAGRYMLKTVTLQGKTETLEVELQVALNLPPLHEDQRHLPEPEPGTG is encoded by the exons ATGGCACTGACTAGCCACAGCTGGCTCTTCCTCGGTG CCGCTTTCCTGAGTGTGGGGGCCGAGATCTCTATCACCCCTGAGCCTGCCCAGCCAGCCGAGGGGGACAACGTCACACTGACTGTCCACGGGCTTCTGGGGGAGCTGCTTGCCTACAGCTGGTACGCGGGGCCCACTCTCAGCCTGAATTACCTGGTGGCCAGCTACATCGTGAGCACGGGCGACGAGACCCCTGGCCCAGCCCACACAGGGCGGGAGGCCGTGCGCCCCGACGGCAGCCTGGACATCCACGGCGTCCTGCCTGGGCACTCAGGCACCTACATCCTGCAGACTCTCAACAGGCAGCTACAGACGGAGGTGGGCTACGGACACTTGCAGGTCTATG AAATCCTGGCCCAACCTGTGGTCATGGCCAACGACACGGCACTGGTGGAGCGCCGAGACACCCTGCACCTGACAtgcagcagccccagccccgcTGAGGTCCGCTGGTTCTTCAATGGCGAAGCCCTGCCCATTGCCATCCGCCTTGGCCAGTCCGCCGATGGCCGGGTGCTGACCCGGCACGGCGTCcgcagggaggaggctggagccTACCAGTGTGAGGTCTGGAACCCGGTCAGTGTCAGCCGCAGCAAGCCCATCAACCTGACCGTGTACT aTGGCCCAGAACGCGTGGCCATCCTCCAGGACTCTACCACCCGCACGGGCTGCACCATCAAACTTGACTTCAACACGTCCCTCACCCTGTGGTGTGTGTCCCAGTCCTGCCCAGAGCCCGAGTACATGTGGGTGTTCAACGGGCGGGCCCTCAAGAACGGGCGAGACCACCTCAACATCAGTAGCATGACCGCAGCCCAGGAGGGCACATACACGTGTATTGCTAAGAACCCCAAGACCCTGCTTTCTGGATCCGCCTCAGTGGTGGTCAAGCTCTCTG CCGCAGCAGTTGCCATGACAATCGTGCCTGTGCCGACCAAGCCAACCGAGGGCCAGGATGTGACCCTGACTGTCCAGGGCTACCCCAAGGACCTACTGGTCTATGCCTGGTACCGCGGGCCTGCCTCAGAGCCCAACCGGCTGCTCAGCCAACTGCCGTCTGGGAACTGGATCGCAGGCCCCGCGCACACAGGCCGGGAAGTGGGCTTCGCCAACTGCTCGCTGCTGGTGCAGAAGCTGAACCTCACGGATGCCGGCCGCTACATGCTCAAGACCGTCACGTTGCAGGGCAAGACCGAGACGCTGGAAGTGGAGCTGCAGGTGGCCC TCAACCTCCCTCCCCTGCATGAGGACCAACGCCACCTTCCTGAACCTGAACCTGGCACAGGCTGA
- the CEACAM16 gene encoding carcinoembryonic antigen-related cell adhesion molecule 16 isoform X5: MSDPWHSPSNSILRPTPGPRPYGWLTLTAFLSVGAEISITPEPAQPAEGDNVTLTVHGLLGELLAYSWYAGPTLSLNYLVASYIVSTGDETPGPAHTGREAVRPDGSLDIHGVLPGHSGTYILQTLNRQLQTEVGYGHLQVYEILAQPVVMANDTALVERRDTLHLTCSSPSPAEVRWFFNGEALPIAIRLGQSADGRVLTRHGVRREEAGAYQCEVWNPVSVSRSKPINLTVYSAAVAMTIVPVPTKPTEGQDVTLTVQGYPKDLLVYAWYRGPASEPNRLLSQLPSGNWIAGPAHTGREVGFANCSLLVQKLNLTDAGRYMLKTVTLQGKTETLEVELQVALNLPPLHEDQRHLPEPEPGTG, from the exons ATGTCAGATCCTTGGCACAGCCCATCCAACTCAATCCTCAGGCCTACTCCAGGACCAAGACCCTATGGCTGGCTAACACTta CCGCTTTCCTGAGTGTGGGGGCCGAGATCTCTATCACCCCTGAGCCTGCCCAGCCAGCCGAGGGGGACAACGTCACACTGACTGTCCACGGGCTTCTGGGGGAGCTGCTTGCCTACAGCTGGTACGCGGGGCCCACTCTCAGCCTGAATTACCTGGTGGCCAGCTACATCGTGAGCACGGGCGACGAGACCCCTGGCCCAGCCCACACAGGGCGGGAGGCCGTGCGCCCCGACGGCAGCCTGGACATCCACGGCGTCCTGCCTGGGCACTCAGGCACCTACATCCTGCAGACTCTCAACAGGCAGCTACAGACGGAGGTGGGCTACGGACACTTGCAGGTCTATG AAATCCTGGCCCAACCTGTGGTCATGGCCAACGACACGGCACTGGTGGAGCGCCGAGACACCCTGCACCTGACAtgcagcagccccagccccgcTGAGGTCCGCTGGTTCTTCAATGGCGAAGCCCTGCCCATTGCCATCCGCCTTGGCCAGTCCGCCGATGGCCGGGTGCTGACCCGGCACGGCGTCcgcagggaggaggctggagccTACCAGTGTGAGGTCTGGAACCCGGTCAGTGTCAGCCGCAGCAAGCCCATCAACCTGACCGTGTACT CCGCAGCAGTTGCCATGACAATCGTGCCTGTGCCGACCAAGCCAACCGAGGGCCAGGATGTGACCCTGACTGTCCAGGGCTACCCCAAGGACCTACTGGTCTATGCCTGGTACCGCGGGCCTGCCTCAGAGCCCAACCGGCTGCTCAGCCAACTGCCGTCTGGGAACTGGATCGCAGGCCCCGCGCACACAGGCCGGGAAGTGGGCTTCGCCAACTGCTCGCTGCTGGTGCAGAAGCTGAACCTCACGGATGCCGGCCGCTACATGCTCAAGACCGTCACGTTGCAGGGCAAGACCGAGACGCTGGAAGTGGAGCTGCAGGTGGCCC TCAACCTCCCTCCCCTGCATGAGGACCAACGCCACCTTCCTGAACCTGAACCTGGCACAGGCTGA
- the CEACAM16 gene encoding carcinoembryonic antigen-related cell adhesion molecule 16 isoform X4: protein MSDPWHSPSNSILRPTPGPRPYGWLTLTAFLSVGAEISITPEPAQPAEGDNVTLTVHGLLGELLAYSWYAGPTLSLNYLVASYIVSTGDETPGPAHTGREAVRPDGSLDIHGVLPGHSGTYILQTLNRQLQTEVGYGHLQVYEILAQPVVMANDTALVERRDTLHLTCSSPSPAEVRWFFNGEALPIAIRLGQSADGRVLTRHGVRREEAGAYQCEVWNPVSVSRSKPINLTVYYGPERVAILQDSTTRTGCTIKLDFNTSLTLWCVSQSCPEPEYMWVFNGRALKNGRDHLNISSMTAAQEGTYTCIAKNPKTLLSGSASVVVKLSAAAVAMTIVPVPTKPTEGQDVTLTVQGYPKDLLVYAWYRGPASEPNRLLSQLPSGNWIAGPAHTGREVGFANCSLLVQKLNLTDAGRYMLKTVTLQGKTETLEVELQVAPLE, encoded by the exons ATGTCAGATCCTTGGCACAGCCCATCCAACTCAATCCTCAGGCCTACTCCAGGACCAAGACCCTATGGCTGGCTAACACTta CCGCTTTCCTGAGTGTGGGGGCCGAGATCTCTATCACCCCTGAGCCTGCCCAGCCAGCCGAGGGGGACAACGTCACACTGACTGTCCACGGGCTTCTGGGGGAGCTGCTTGCCTACAGCTGGTACGCGGGGCCCACTCTCAGCCTGAATTACCTGGTGGCCAGCTACATCGTGAGCACGGGCGACGAGACCCCTGGCCCAGCCCACACAGGGCGGGAGGCCGTGCGCCCCGACGGCAGCCTGGACATCCACGGCGTCCTGCCTGGGCACTCAGGCACCTACATCCTGCAGACTCTCAACAGGCAGCTACAGACGGAGGTGGGCTACGGACACTTGCAGGTCTATG AAATCCTGGCCCAACCTGTGGTCATGGCCAACGACACGGCACTGGTGGAGCGCCGAGACACCCTGCACCTGACAtgcagcagccccagccccgcTGAGGTCCGCTGGTTCTTCAATGGCGAAGCCCTGCCCATTGCCATCCGCCTTGGCCAGTCCGCCGATGGCCGGGTGCTGACCCGGCACGGCGTCcgcagggaggaggctggagccTACCAGTGTGAGGTCTGGAACCCGGTCAGTGTCAGCCGCAGCAAGCCCATCAACCTGACCGTGTACT aTGGCCCAGAACGCGTGGCCATCCTCCAGGACTCTACCACCCGCACGGGCTGCACCATCAAACTTGACTTCAACACGTCCCTCACCCTGTGGTGTGTGTCCCAGTCCTGCCCAGAGCCCGAGTACATGTGGGTGTTCAACGGGCGGGCCCTCAAGAACGGGCGAGACCACCTCAACATCAGTAGCATGACCGCAGCCCAGGAGGGCACATACACGTGTATTGCTAAGAACCCCAAGACCCTGCTTTCTGGATCCGCCTCAGTGGTGGTCAAGCTCTCTG CCGCAGCAGTTGCCATGACAATCGTGCCTGTGCCGACCAAGCCAACCGAGGGCCAGGATGTGACCCTGACTGTCCAGGGCTACCCCAAGGACCTACTGGTCTATGCCTGGTACCGCGGGCCTGCCTCAGAGCCCAACCGGCTGCTCAGCCAACTGCCGTCTGGGAACTGGATCGCAGGCCCCGCGCACACAGGCCGGGAAGTGGGCTTCGCCAACTGCTCGCTGCTGGTGCAGAAGCTGAACCTCACGGATGCCGGCCGCTACATGCTCAAGACCGTCACGTTGCAGGGCAAGACCGAGACGCTGGAAGTGGAGCTGCAGGTGGCCC CCCTGGAGTAG
- the CEACAM16 gene encoding carcinoembryonic antigen-related cell adhesion molecule 16 isoform X2 encodes MSDPWHSPSNSILRPTPGPRPYGWLTLTAFLSVGAEISITPEPAQPAEGDNVTLTVHGLLGELLAYSWYAGPTLSLNYLVASYIVSTGDETPGPAHTGREAVRPDGSLDIHGVLPGHSGTYILQTLNRQLQTEVGYGHLQVYEILAQPVVMANDTALVERRDTLHLTCSSPSPAEVRWFFNGEALPIAIRLGQSADGRVLTRHGVRREEAGAYQCEVWNPVSVSRSKPINLTVYYGPERVAILQDSTTRTGCTIKLDFNTSLTLWCVSQSCPEPEYMWVFNGRALKNGRDHLNISSMTAAQEGTYTCIAKNPKTLLSGSASVVVKLSAAAVAMTIVPVPTKPTEGQDVTLTVQGYPKDLLVYAWYRGPASEPNRLLSQLPSGNWIAGPAHTGREVGFANCSLLVQKLNLTDAGRYMLKTVTLQGKTETLEVELQVALNLPPLHEDQRHLPEPEPGTG; translated from the exons ATGTCAGATCCTTGGCACAGCCCATCCAACTCAATCCTCAGGCCTACTCCAGGACCAAGACCCTATGGCTGGCTAACACTta CCGCTTTCCTGAGTGTGGGGGCCGAGATCTCTATCACCCCTGAGCCTGCCCAGCCAGCCGAGGGGGACAACGTCACACTGACTGTCCACGGGCTTCTGGGGGAGCTGCTTGCCTACAGCTGGTACGCGGGGCCCACTCTCAGCCTGAATTACCTGGTGGCCAGCTACATCGTGAGCACGGGCGACGAGACCCCTGGCCCAGCCCACACAGGGCGGGAGGCCGTGCGCCCCGACGGCAGCCTGGACATCCACGGCGTCCTGCCTGGGCACTCAGGCACCTACATCCTGCAGACTCTCAACAGGCAGCTACAGACGGAGGTGGGCTACGGACACTTGCAGGTCTATG AAATCCTGGCCCAACCTGTGGTCATGGCCAACGACACGGCACTGGTGGAGCGCCGAGACACCCTGCACCTGACAtgcagcagccccagccccgcTGAGGTCCGCTGGTTCTTCAATGGCGAAGCCCTGCCCATTGCCATCCGCCTTGGCCAGTCCGCCGATGGCCGGGTGCTGACCCGGCACGGCGTCcgcagggaggaggctggagccTACCAGTGTGAGGTCTGGAACCCGGTCAGTGTCAGCCGCAGCAAGCCCATCAACCTGACCGTGTACT aTGGCCCAGAACGCGTGGCCATCCTCCAGGACTCTACCACCCGCACGGGCTGCACCATCAAACTTGACTTCAACACGTCCCTCACCCTGTGGTGTGTGTCCCAGTCCTGCCCAGAGCCCGAGTACATGTGGGTGTTCAACGGGCGGGCCCTCAAGAACGGGCGAGACCACCTCAACATCAGTAGCATGACCGCAGCCCAGGAGGGCACATACACGTGTATTGCTAAGAACCCCAAGACCCTGCTTTCTGGATCCGCCTCAGTGGTGGTCAAGCTCTCTG CCGCAGCAGTTGCCATGACAATCGTGCCTGTGCCGACCAAGCCAACCGAGGGCCAGGATGTGACCCTGACTGTCCAGGGCTACCCCAAGGACCTACTGGTCTATGCCTGGTACCGCGGGCCTGCCTCAGAGCCCAACCGGCTGCTCAGCCAACTGCCGTCTGGGAACTGGATCGCAGGCCCCGCGCACACAGGCCGGGAAGTGGGCTTCGCCAACTGCTCGCTGCTGGTGCAGAAGCTGAACCTCACGGATGCCGGCCGCTACATGCTCAAGACCGTCACGTTGCAGGGCAAGACCGAGACGCTGGAAGTGGAGCTGCAGGTGGCCC TCAACCTCCCTCCCCTGCATGAGGACCAACGCCACCTTCCTGAACCTGAACCTGGCACAGGCTGA
- the CEACAM16 gene encoding carcinoembryonic antigen-related cell adhesion molecule 16 isoform X1 produces MVKLASSHPSGFFSSAAFLSVGAEISITPEPAQPAEGDNVTLTVHGLLGELLAYSWYAGPTLSLNYLVASYIVSTGDETPGPAHTGREAVRPDGSLDIHGVLPGHSGTYILQTLNRQLQTEVGYGHLQVYEILAQPVVMANDTALVERRDTLHLTCSSPSPAEVRWFFNGEALPIAIRLGQSADGRVLTRHGVRREEAGAYQCEVWNPVSVSRSKPINLTVYYGPERVAILQDSTTRTGCTIKLDFNTSLTLWCVSQSCPEPEYMWVFNGRALKNGRDHLNISSMTAAQEGTYTCIAKNPKTLLSGSASVVVKLSVWVSSKGWILFHPKQKWRPQSRSSCHDNRACADQANRGPGCDPDCPGLPQGPTGLCLVPRACLRAQPAAQPTAVWELDRRPRAHRPGSGLRQLLAAGAEAEPHGCRPLHAQDRHVAGQDRDAGSGAAGGPPGVAAQLWPWEPRREELFMPPIPPISSHWVEDHLLPVRMPD; encoded by the exons ATGGTCAAGCTGGCCTCATCCCATccctctggcttcttttcctcagCCGCTTTCCTGAGTGTGGGGGCCGAGATCTCTATCACCCCTGAGCCTGCCCAGCCAGCCGAGGGGGACAACGTCACACTGACTGTCCACGGGCTTCTGGGGGAGCTGCTTGCCTACAGCTGGTACGCGGGGCCCACTCTCAGCCTGAATTACCTGGTGGCCAGCTACATCGTGAGCACGGGCGACGAGACCCCTGGCCCAGCCCACACAGGGCGGGAGGCCGTGCGCCCCGACGGCAGCCTGGACATCCACGGCGTCCTGCCTGGGCACTCAGGCACCTACATCCTGCAGACTCTCAACAGGCAGCTACAGACGGAGGTGGGCTACGGACACTTGCAGGTCTATG AAATCCTGGCCCAACCTGTGGTCATGGCCAACGACACGGCACTGGTGGAGCGCCGAGACACCCTGCACCTGACAtgcagcagccccagccccgcTGAGGTCCGCTGGTTCTTCAATGGCGAAGCCCTGCCCATTGCCATCCGCCTTGGCCAGTCCGCCGATGGCCGGGTGCTGACCCGGCACGGCGTCcgcagggaggaggctggagccTACCAGTGTGAGGTCTGGAACCCGGTCAGTGTCAGCCGCAGCAAGCCCATCAACCTGACCGTGTACT aTGGCCCAGAACGCGTGGCCATCCTCCAGGACTCTACCACCCGCACGGGCTGCACCATCAAACTTGACTTCAACACGTCCCTCACCCTGTGGTGTGTGTCCCAGTCCTGCCCAGAGCCCGAGTACATGTGGGTGTTCAACGGGCGGGCCCTCAAGAACGGGCGAGACCACCTCAACATCAGTAGCATGACCGCAGCCCAGGAGGGCACATACACGTGTATTGCTAAGAACCCCAAGACCCTGCTTTCTGGATCCGCCTCAGTGGTGGTCAAGCTCTCTG TCTGGGTCTCATCCAAAGGGTGGATACTCTTTCACCCAAAGCAGAAATGGCGTCCCCAGAG CCGCAGCAGTTGCCATGACAATCGTGCCTGTGCCGACCAAGCCAACCGAGGGCCAGGATGTGACCCTGACTGTCCAGGGCTACCCCAAGGACCTACTGGTCTATGCCTGGTACCGCGGGCCTGCCTCAGAGCCCAACCGGCTGCTCAGCCAACTGCCGTCTGGGAACTGGATCGCAGGCCCCGCGCACACAGGCCGGGAAGTGGGCTTCGCCAACTGCTCGCTGCTGGTGCAGAAGCTGAACCTCACGGATGCCGGCCGCTACATGCTCAAGACCGTCACGTTGCAGGGCAAGACCGAGACGCTGGAAGTGGAGCTGCAGGTGGCCC CCCTGGAGTAGCAGCACAGCTGTGGCCATGGGAACCTCGGAGAGAAGAGCTCTTCATGCCACCCATcccccccatctcctcccactGGGTGGAGGACCACTTGCTCCCAGTGAGGATGCCAGACTGA